The Streptomyces sp. NBC_00691 genome has a segment encoding these proteins:
- a CDS encoding purine-cytosine permease family protein — translation MASTIPDPLPGPQGAQVALQDSDRPGRIEAHGIDHIPESERHGHPRELFSVWAAANVNYLSLVIGGALVLMDLTLWQAVAVTVVGNLFWLLPGLLATSGPAAGAPSEVITRAVYGVLGNRVNNAVGGWLVSVCYFALNLAAAATAAFALVEKAGITATTPVKVAVIVVIAALTLIISVYGHSLIIKLYLPITLVLAAAFTVVAFAVLRHADFSYAPAERPGGVQLWALLLAGTTMIASGPLSYTTSADFSRYLPRTASKKAIIGWNALGAFLPSVVVCSLGAFAATAVDMTDPQTALQELLPGWFVPVFLLALVLGTIAINALTAYSAGLALQAVGLRIRRSVSVLFDGAVAVALTLYGLLVSNFLDTVSNALQVITVLIGPLMAVYATDVLLRRCRYDGLALSDETPGSPFWYTAGVNPAGALALVVGVTAAALCVNTLYTGPIAAALDGVDLSLPVGMAVAATVYALLMRKDRTLLAARAAA, via the coding sequence ATGGCTTCCACGATCCCCGACCCGCTCCCCGGCCCTCAGGGCGCGCAGGTCGCCCTGCAGGACTCCGATCGGCCCGGCCGCATCGAGGCGCACGGCATCGACCACATCCCCGAGTCCGAGCGTCACGGCCACCCCCGCGAGCTCTTCTCCGTGTGGGCGGCGGCGAACGTCAACTACCTCAGCCTCGTCATCGGCGGAGCCCTCGTCCTGATGGACCTGACCCTCTGGCAGGCCGTCGCCGTGACCGTCGTGGGCAACCTGTTCTGGCTGCTCCCGGGCCTCCTCGCCACCTCGGGACCGGCCGCCGGCGCGCCCAGCGAGGTGATCACCCGGGCCGTCTACGGCGTCCTCGGCAACCGCGTGAACAACGCGGTCGGCGGCTGGCTGGTCTCCGTCTGCTACTTCGCGCTCAACCTGGCCGCCGCGGCCACCGCCGCCTTCGCGCTCGTCGAGAAGGCGGGCATCACCGCCACCACCCCGGTCAAGGTGGCCGTCATCGTGGTCATCGCCGCGCTCACACTGATCATCAGCGTCTACGGACACAGCCTGATCATCAAGCTGTACCTGCCGATCACCCTGGTCCTCGCCGCGGCCTTCACCGTCGTCGCGTTCGCCGTCCTGCGGCACGCCGACTTCTCGTACGCCCCCGCAGAGCGGCCCGGCGGAGTCCAGCTCTGGGCCCTGCTCCTCGCCGGCACCACGATGATCGCCTCGGGTCCGCTCTCGTACACCACGAGCGCCGACTTCTCCCGCTACCTGCCCCGAACCGCTTCGAAGAAGGCGATCATCGGCTGGAACGCGCTCGGCGCCTTCCTGCCCAGCGTCGTCGTCTGCTCGCTCGGCGCCTTCGCCGCCACCGCCGTCGACATGACCGACCCGCAGACCGCGCTCCAGGAGCTCCTGCCCGGCTGGTTCGTCCCAGTCTTCCTGCTCGCCCTGGTCCTCGGCACCATCGCCATCAACGCCCTGACCGCGTACAGCGCCGGACTCGCGCTCCAAGCCGTCGGCCTCCGCATCCGCCGCTCCGTCAGCGTCCTCTTCGACGGGGCCGTCGCCGTCGCCCTCACCCTCTACGGGCTGCTCGTCTCCAACTTCCTCGACACCGTCAGCAACGCCCTCCAGGTGATCACCGTCCTGATCGGCCCCCTGATGGCGGTCTATGCCACCGACGTCCTGCTCCGCCGCTGCCGCTACGACGGCCTCGCGCTCTCGGACGAGACCCCCGGCAGCCCGTTCTGGTACACCGCCGGCGTCAACCCGGCCGGCGCCCTCGCGCTGGTCGTCGGCGTCACCGCGGCCGCCCTCTGCGTCAACACCCTCTACACGGGACCGATCGCCGCCGCCCTCGACGGCGTCGACCTCTCCCTCCCCGTCGGCATGGCCGTCGCCGCCACCGTCTACGCCCTCCTCATGCGCAAGGACCGCACCCTGCTCGCCGCCCGGGCGGCGGCGTGA
- a CDS encoding TetR/AcrR family transcriptional regulator — protein sequence MSSSVQRKRVRKTPEARRAEIVETAARVALTEGLECVTLRRIAEELAVRPGLISHYFPSAEDLVGEAFSVAATGELDALLPAERPHGTPTQWLAHYFALSAGEAYDDISRLWINARHLSRYRPVLRDRVTEQELASDDRLEQLIRDGVARGEFRTDDPRATAIQILVVLDGLGAHANSDRTDRPDAVTRMALTTAERELGLPHGALTDIPPPAEPA from the coding sequence ATGTCGTCAAGCGTCCAGCGCAAGAGAGTTCGGAAAACACCCGAGGCCCGGCGGGCGGAGATCGTGGAGACCGCCGCACGCGTGGCCCTGACCGAGGGGCTCGAGTGCGTCACCCTGCGGCGGATCGCCGAGGAGCTCGCCGTCCGGCCCGGTCTGATCAGCCACTACTTCCCCTCGGCGGAGGATCTGGTGGGCGAGGCGTTCAGCGTGGCCGCCACCGGCGAGCTCGACGCGCTGCTGCCCGCGGAGCGCCCCCACGGGACGCCCACGCAGTGGCTCGCGCACTACTTCGCCCTCTCGGCGGGCGAGGCGTACGACGACATCAGCCGCCTGTGGATCAACGCCCGGCACCTCAGCCGCTACCGGCCCGTCCTGCGCGACCGGGTCACCGAACAGGAACTCGCCTCAGACGACCGCCTGGAGCAGCTCATCCGCGACGGCGTCGCACGCGGCGAGTTCCGCACGGACGACCCTCGTGCCACCGCCATCCAGATCCTGGTGGTGCTCGACGGCCTCGGCGCCCACGCCAACTCCGACCGGACCGACCGGCCGGACGCCGTGACCCGGATGGCCCTGACCACGGCGGAACGCGAACTCGGACTGCCGCACGGCGCGCTGACCGACATACCGCCACCGGCCGAGCCCGCCTGA